From the genome of Vicia villosa cultivar HV-30 ecotype Madison, WI linkage group LG2, Vvil1.0, whole genome shotgun sequence, one region includes:
- the LOC131648914 gene encoding uncharacterized protein LOC131648914 gives MKASQSRQKSYHDKRRKELEFEAGDHVFLRVTPVNSVGRALKSKKLTPRFIGPYQISERVGTVAYRVALPPNLSNLHNVFHVSQLRKYVPDPCHVIHMDDVQVRENLTVETMPIWITDREIKSLRGKDISLVKVVWTGTTGESMTWEMESKMRDSYPELFERGKIFKDENIVSGGEL, from the coding sequence ATGAAGGCTTCACAGAGTagacagaagagttatcatgataagcgaAGGAAGGAGTTAGAATTTGAAGCAGGTGACCACGTGTTTCTAAGAGTCACGCCTGTGAACAGTGTTGGTCGTGCCCTGAAGTCTAAGAAGCTGACTCCACgatttattggtccttatcagatttcagAGAGAGTTGGGACTGTTGCTTATAGGGTGGCGTTACCGCCTAACCTTTCGAATCTACACAATGTGTTTCATGTATCACAACTTCGGAAGTATGTTCCAGACCCATGTCACgtgattcatatggatgatgtgcaagtgagagagaATCTTACTGTAGAGACGATGCCGATTTGGATCACAGATCGTGAGATAAAGTCCCTTAGAGGTAAGGATATTTCGTTGGTGAAAGTAGTCTGGACGGGGACTACCGGAGAAAGCATGACGTGGGaaatggagagcaagatgcgggaCTCCTACCCCGAGTTGTTTGAACGAGGTAAGATTTTCAAGGACGAAAATAtcgtaagtgggggagagttgtaa